From Cotesia glomerata isolate CgM1 linkage group LG2, MPM_Cglom_v2.3, whole genome shotgun sequence, a single genomic window includes:
- the LOC123258827 gene encoding uncharacterized protein LOC123258827: MTENTISVEKKIDVSDDEGETNNQDQAETLKLSTSEFIRNITPLSSTVEIIGKIDEISAPKSVTYKSGEQGIVFKFVICNDEGVRVQVLVWNEDIGRVFNPITIGSVIHIDGAFSKFISLDSDYNNGNVSIELVIQSNTVIDTIPLSPAEVIPVVEEDYPLITIEEAEQYLKKKIRMQGYVKRNFDTVKIKGENSFICCGSMASESGFKIEIKIIQFKKPFKSPFSKGDHIEAVGIMKNYLNHATIILNSLENMKKLDEKKMPLHKLVLANKELKFQNQDEYSYKKQKRF, from the exons ATGACGGAAAATACAATATCAGTTGAAAAAAAGATTGATGTCAGTGATGATGAAGGAGAAACAAATAATCAAGATCAAGCAGAGACTTTAAAACTTTCTACATCGGAGTTTATTAGAAATATTACTCCATTATCGTCTACtgt tGAAATTATCGGGAAAATAGATGAAATTAGTGCTCCAAAATCTGTCACTTATAAATCAGGTGAACAGGGTATTGTATTTAAGTTTGTCATTTGCAATGATGAGGGTGTCAGGGTGCAAGTTTTGGTCTGGAACGAAGACATTGGAAGAGTTTTTAATCCGATCACCATTGGCTCG gTTATCCATATTGATGGTGCTTTTTCGAAATTCATCTCTCTCGATAGCGATTACAACAATGGTAATGTCAGTATAGAATTGGTTATACAATCCAACACCGTAATTGACACTATACCATTAAGTCCAGCAGAAGTGATACCTGTTGTTGAAGAGGATTATCCTCTTATTACTATTGAAGAAGCTGAACAAtacttaaagaaaaaaatcc GTATGCAAGGTTATgtgaaaagaaattttgataCTGTTAAGATTAAAGGCGAAAATTCGTTCATTTGCTGTGGATCAATGGCTTCAGAGTCtggttttaaaattgaaattaagataATTCAGTTCAAAAAACCATTTAAGAGCCCATTTAGTAAGGGTGATCATATCGAAGCTGTTggtattatgaagaattatttaa ATCATGCTACAATAATCTTAAATTCACtggaaaatatgaaaaaacttGATGAAAAGAAAATGCCTCTTCACAAGTTGGTCCTGGCGaacaaagaattaaaattccaGAATCAAGATGAATATTCCTATAAAAAACAGAAGagattttaa